A single genomic interval of Desulfobacterales bacterium harbors:
- a CDS encoding sugar phosphate isomerase/epimerase family protein produces the protein MIFGYSTNAFVNYTLIEAIERIARLGFKGVEIMGDRPHLYPPDFDEKEVNLIKSVLDNHCMKVTNINSFTLFAVGDTYLPSWIEPVEARRAIRVQHTLDSLYMAHELGCKNISIPPGGPLNAMAVEGAKALFYDGLAQVIPTAEKLGVNLLIEPEPDLMIETSAQFLDFIAGVHSSAVGLNFDIGHFFCAGEDPAVAFNTLFKWVRHVHLEDIAASRAHHHLIPGVGAIDFTSVLREMMRLGYKGDISLELYTYKDDPDTAGRKSLDFLQPIFDELGINPNG, from the coding sequence ATGATATTCGGATACAGCACCAACGCATTTGTAAATTATACGTTGATCGAGGCTATCGAGCGGATTGCCCGGTTGGGGTTTAAGGGGGTTGAAATTATGGGAGATCGGCCTCATCTTTACCCCCCTGATTTCGACGAAAAAGAGGTGAATCTAATAAAATCGGTCCTTGATAACCACTGCATGAAGGTTACGAATATTAACAGTTTTACCTTGTTTGCAGTTGGGGATACCTATTTGCCGTCCTGGATTGAGCCGGTTGAGGCCCGTCGGGCGATTCGGGTTCAACATACCCTTGACAGCCTTTACATGGCGCATGAGCTCGGGTGCAAAAACATTTCAATTCCGCCGGGTGGGCCATTAAATGCAATGGCCGTAGAGGGAGCAAAGGCGCTTTTTTATGACGGTTTGGCACAGGTAATTCCCACCGCTGAAAAACTGGGTGTTAACTTGCTGATCGAGCCCGAGCCCGATCTGATGATCGAAACCTCGGCTCAGTTTCTGGACTTTATCGCGGGCGTTCACTCTTCGGCGGTCGGGCTTAATTTTGATATCGGTCATTTTTTTTGTGCGGGGGAAGACCCTGCCGTCGCGTTTAATACGCTTTTCAAGTGGGTTAGGCATGTCCATTTGGAGGATATCGCCGCCAGCCGTGCGCACCACCATTTGATTCCCGGCGTCGGCGCCATTGATTTTACTTCCGTGTTAAGGGAGATGATGCGCCTTGGTTATAAGGGCGATATTAGTTTGGAGCTATACACGTATAAAGATGATCCAGACACTGCAGGTCGAAAGAGCCTTGATTTTCTGCAGCCCATTTTTGATGAGTTAGGAATCAATCCAAATGGATGA
- the cfa gene encoding cyclopropane fatty acyl phospholipid synthase, with amino-acid sequence MSHRYFRGKIERLLSGADIEIDGPAPWDIQVHNHNFYSRVTAQGSLGLGESYMDGWWDCEKLDEFFCRILKARLDTRIKTLTVVLDLLRAKLVNRQSLNRSFQVAQQHYDIGDHLYRHMLDNRLIYSCGYWKDADTLDDAQAAKLGIVAAKLNLAPGMRVLDIGCGWGGSAKFIAERYGVEVVGITVSENQAAHGKAICKELPVEIRLQDYRNIKGSFDRIFSIGMFEHVGYKNYSEFFRVARRCLKENGLFLLHTIGNDQSVCCNDPWIERYIFPNSLVPSAKQITSAIEGFFVIEDWHNFGADYDRTLMQWYHNFLENQCVLASCFDDRFFRMWSYYLLSCAGSFRARRNQVWQIVLSANGVPGGYNSPR; translated from the coding sequence ATGTCGCATCGATATTTTCGGGGAAAGATCGAAAGGCTATTGTCGGGCGCGGATATTGAAATAGACGGCCCTGCACCTTGGGATATTCAGGTTCATAACCATAATTTTTATTCCCGGGTGACCGCTCAAGGCTCTCTCGGGTTAGGCGAGTCCTACATGGATGGATGGTGGGACTGCGAAAAACTGGACGAGTTTTTTTGCCGCATATTGAAGGCACGGCTGGACACACGGATTAAAACACTGACGGTGGTGCTGGACCTCTTGAGGGCGAAGCTCGTCAATCGGCAAAGTTTGAATCGTTCGTTTCAGGTGGCGCAACAGCATTATGATATCGGCGATCATTTGTACCGACACATGCTCGATAATCGGTTGATCTACAGCTGCGGCTATTGGAAAGACGCTGACACCCTTGATGATGCCCAAGCGGCGAAGCTGGGAATAGTGGCTGCGAAACTCAATCTGGCTCCCGGGATGCGGGTGCTTGATATCGGTTGTGGCTGGGGCGGCAGTGCTAAGTTTATCGCCGAGAGATACGGGGTTGAAGTGGTCGGCATTACGGTTTCCGAAAACCAGGCAGCGCATGGAAAAGCGATCTGCAAGGAATTGCCTGTTGAGATTCGCTTACAAGATTACCGAAACATAAAAGGCTCTTTTGACCGTATTTTTTCGATCGGCATGTTTGAACACGTCGGCTATAAAAACTATTCCGAGTTTTTCCGTGTCGCCAGGCGTTGCTTAAAGGAGAATGGGCTTTTTTTGCTCCACACCATCGGCAACGATCAATCCGTCTGCTGCAATGACCCGTGGATTGAGCGATACATTTTCCCGAATTCCTTGGTGCCTTCTGCCAAGCAGATTACCTCGGCCATTGAGGGCTTTTTTGTTATCGAGGATTGGCACAATTTCGGCGCCGATTATGACCGAACATTGATGCAGTGGTATCATAATTTTCTGGAAAACCAGTGTGTGTTGGCCTCTTGTTTTGATGATCGGTTTTTCAGAATGTGGTCGTATTATCTACTTTCCTGCGCCGGTTCGTTTCGCGCCAGAAGAAATCAAGTGTGGCAGATTGTCCTGTCGGCAAACGGCGTGCCCGGAGGCTATAACTCTCCGCGGTAA
- a CDS encoding M1 family metallopeptidase, translating into MTRWTPIHYKIELTPNLATFRFTGQVEILMQTGVGARDIGLNTLALAIWGCRVKIGERWEECPFTTNPEKEMVSIFLPRKMSGAIWVQIEFDGVINNKLGGWYRSGYELDHQARFMAVTQFQESHARQVFPCFDSPEQKATFDITLWVDQHLSAVSNQDIVEERRVAGGKKRVRFRQTPRMSTYLLFLGVGDFDLLVHETDGRVRALSTPGHIQETGFGLAFGEKSLRFCEDYFNIPYPLSKMDLIAIPDFAFGAMENWGAITFRENLLLYDPATTSQAGVARICEVIAHEIVHQWFGNLVSPSDWKYLWLNESFATYTSYDAVDHYYPEWRNWEQFVYHQTASALARDGLFETFPIEIPGGEHVVINTATAPIIYNKGGSILRQIRGYIGDERYRKGLYAYLKKHAYGCADSSDLWNAFEKAAKKPVTALMKSWIEQPGFPLIEAHLEGRELVLTQQRFTYLDQPPNELSTETPPLAARWLIPISIQVMNAVGDSRQMEVLLEDAQVRLDLGADASAVKVNAGQTGFYRVRYANKENLNRLGAHVRSKALGPFDRWGLADDLFALVRRGDARMDDYLDFLKWYDQEDAFLPLMSIADHLLLAGLVLPEAAAKAVTNFGRNFLEALLSRIGYEPAGEEPHVTAILRDHVLYLAAFFESDTAISYGMEKFEIFSAGGAIHPDIMKSAAQVAAMVSPNTAYDQLIRLLEASNSEHERISLLTALGCVRGEAFIQKGIAYTLARVPSRNKHIPLVGFAQNPNAIEWIWKWFEQNNKKMADFHPLILERVVSAIIPLGGMGHEKDVFAYFENDFDKAGVSAGVIRMSLEKLTINVRMRNAHA; encoded by the coding sequence ATGACACGGTGGACACCCATTCATTACAAAATTGAATTGACGCCGAATCTGGCGACATTTCGGTTTACGGGGCAAGTGGAAATTCTGATGCAGACGGGGGTCGGTGCGCGGGACATCGGTTTAAATACTCTGGCGCTGGCTATTTGGGGATGCCGGGTGAAGATCGGCGAACGATGGGAGGAGTGCCCGTTTACGACAAATCCGGAAAAGGAGATGGTCAGTATTTTCCTGCCCCGGAAAATGAGCGGTGCCATATGGGTGCAAATCGAGTTTGACGGCGTGATTAATAATAAATTGGGCGGATGGTATCGCAGCGGGTATGAATTGGATCATCAGGCCCGGTTCATGGCGGTGACCCAATTCCAGGAAAGTCACGCCAGGCAGGTGTTTCCCTGTTTCGATTCCCCGGAACAAAAAGCAACCTTTGACATCACGTTATGGGTGGACCAGCATTTGAGCGCTGTTTCCAATCAGGATATCGTGGAAGAAAGACGCGTGGCGGGCGGGAAAAAACGCGTCCGTTTTCGGCAGACGCCCCGCATGTCGACGTATTTACTTTTCTTGGGGGTCGGTGATTTTGATCTTCTGGTGCATGAAACCGATGGCCGAGTGCGGGCGCTATCCACACCGGGCCATATTCAGGAGACCGGATTCGGCCTTGCATTCGGCGAAAAATCACTTCGATTTTGCGAAGACTATTTTAACATTCCCTACCCCTTAAGCAAAATGGATCTGATCGCGATACCGGATTTTGCCTTTGGCGCCATGGAAAACTGGGGGGCGATTACCTTTCGGGAAAACCTGTTGTTATACGACCCGGCGACCACGAGTCAGGCGGGCGTCGCGCGGATTTGCGAAGTGATTGCCCATGAGATTGTGCATCAGTGGTTCGGCAATCTGGTCAGCCCCTCTGATTGGAAATATTTGTGGCTTAATGAAAGCTTTGCCACGTACACGAGCTATGATGCGGTCGATCATTATTACCCGGAATGGCGAAATTGGGAGCAATTTGTCTACCATCAAACGGCTTCGGCCCTGGCCCGAGACGGATTATTTGAAACCTTTCCCATTGAGATTCCGGGAGGCGAGCATGTGGTCATCAACACGGCCACCGCGCCGATCATTTACAATAAGGGGGGCAGCATTCTCCGGCAGATCAGGGGATATATCGGGGATGAGCGGTATCGGAAAGGACTTTATGCCTACCTTAAAAAGCATGCCTACGGGTGTGCCGACAGCAGCGACCTATGGAACGCTTTTGAGAAAGCGGCGAAAAAACCGGTGACGGCCTTGATGAAAAGCTGGATCGAACAGCCCGGGTTTCCGTTGATCGAGGCCCATCTTGAAGGCCGGGAACTGGTGCTGACGCAACAGCGGTTTACCTATCTGGATCAGCCGCCGAATGAATTGTCAACCGAGACACCGCCGTTGGCCGCTCGATGGTTGATTCCAATTTCAATTCAGGTCATGAACGCAGTCGGAGACTCACGGCAAATGGAGGTGCTGCTCGAAGACGCGCAAGTTCGGCTTGATCTCGGGGCGGATGCGTCAGCAGTCAAAGTCAATGCCGGACAAACCGGGTTTTATCGGGTTCGCTATGCGAATAAAGAGAATCTGAATCGTTTGGGAGCGCACGTTCGTTCAAAAGCGTTGGGCCCGTTTGATCGCTGGGGTCTTGCGGATGATCTTTTCGCACTGGTGCGACGGGGCGATGCGCGTATGGATGATTATCTTGATTTCCTGAAATGGTATGATCAAGAGGATGCCTTCCTGCCATTGATGAGTATCGCGGATCATCTGTTGCTGGCCGGTTTGGTGCTGCCCGAAGCCGCGGCAAAGGCGGTAACGAATTTCGGCCGGAATTTTCTGGAGGCGCTTCTTTCCAGAATCGGATATGAACCAGCCGGCGAAGAGCCGCATGTCACGGCTATTCTCAGAGATCATGTTCTCTATTTGGCGGCCTTTTTTGAATCGGATACGGCCATATCTTATGGCATGGAAAAATTCGAGATATTTTCCGCAGGCGGCGCCATTCATCCCGATATCATGAAAAGCGCGGCACAGGTGGCGGCGATGGTGTCTCCGAATACGGCCTATGATCAGTTGATTCGTCTATTAGAGGCGTCCAACAGTGAGCATGAGCGCATAAGCTTGTTGACAGCGTTGGGGTGTGTGCGGGGAGAAGCGTTTATTCAAAAGGGAATTGCCTACACCTTGGCCCGGGTGCCGTCGCGAAACAAACATATTCCTCTTGTCGGCTTTGCTCAAAATCCGAATGCCATTGAATGGATATGGAAATGGTTTGAACAGAACAACAAGAAAATGGCGGATTTTCACCCTCTCATTCTGGAGCGGGTGGTCAGCGCCATCATTCCGTTGGGCGGCATGGGTCATGAAAAGGATGTATTTGCCTATTTCGAAAATGATTTCGACAAGGCCGGCGTTTCGGCCGGTGTGATTCGAATGTCTTTGGAAAAACTGACGATCAATGTTCGTATGCGTAACGCGCATGCATAG
- a CDS encoding DUF2892 domain-containing protein gives MMIVTDWVHVIAGTFILVSLALGTWAHPYWYFFTAFVGANLLQYGITKFCPMAVFLKKMGIPESH, from the coding sequence ATGATGATCGTAACAGATTGGGTTCACGTCATTGCCGGGACATTTATATTAGTAAGTCTTGCACTGGGCACCTGGGCGCATCCATATTGGTATTTTTTTACCGCTTTTGTTGGTGCAAATCTGCTTCAATATGGGATTACTAAATTTTGCCCCATGGCGGTCTTTTTAAAGAAGATGGGGATTCCGGAAAGCCATTGA
- the dksA gene encoding RNA polymerase-binding protein DksA, whose protein sequence is MKKNHLEYLENLLRNQLRDLLSHNENTIMGIRAQAQDISDPLDRAAYDEDQSRLFRIRDRESKLIKKIENALEAIEEGTYGICEACGEDISFQRLQARPVTTKCITCKMREEEMEKAARWR, encoded by the coding sequence ATGAAAAAGAACCATCTTGAATACCTTGAAAATTTACTGCGCAACCAGCTCAGGGATCTTCTGAGCCATAATGAAAACACCATCATGGGTATCCGCGCGCAGGCTCAGGATATTAGCGATCCCTTGGACCGTGCGGCATATGACGAGGACCAAAGCCGACTATTCAGAATAAGGGACAGGGAAAGCAAGCTTATCAAAAAAATAGAAAACGCGCTGGAGGCCATTGAGGAGGGAACATACGGCATATGTGAAGCCTGTGGTGAGGATATCTCTTTTCAACGCCTGCAGGCACGACCGGTTACAACCAAGTGCATCACCTGTAAAATGAGAGAAGAAGAAATGGAAAAGGCGGCGCGCTGGCGATAA
- a CDS encoding sigma-54 dependent transcriptional regulator, giving the protein MQSFLVISTDTVQAEVIGSALGAASHVEIVPDGREALKRLHQKRYDLMFFDIELLMSEIAPNEFQEALNPFTREYPLIPIIVMSPQLLIRQAVMAVKAGVYDYLTYPLEASEINYVVDSLKASVIIQSELDYLREQFWKADALDFVRTQNDHMRSVFNKIRSVAPTKTPILIIGETGTGKGLIAKLIHAHSNRSGAQFISVHCGAIPDTLLESELYGHEKGSFTGASRRKLGKFEIANSGSIFLDEIGTITPSAQIKLLQVLQDGTFSRVGGEGSLKTNARVISASNADLKKMTMDGLFRKDLYYRLNVFPIEIPPLRERIEDIPLLVEFFLKKLNREFQKDIHGVHPQVLHAFRQYSWPGNIRELENLMERAYILESSSRLTPDCFPKELFDDDGRAAFFAVDESLPLAEARRQVVDNFEQQYLKSLMARNNGKINKSAGEAGITTRQLHKLMLRYGLRKEEFKR; this is encoded by the coding sequence ATGCAAAGCTTTTTGGTCATTTCGACTGACACAGTTCAGGCAGAGGTTATCGGTTCCGCGTTAGGTGCGGCCAGTCATGTGGAGATTGTCCCCGACGGCCGGGAGGCGTTAAAGCGCCTTCATCAAAAACGATATGACCTGATGTTTTTCGACATAGAGCTGCTGATGTCCGAAATAGCGCCCAACGAGTTCCAAGAGGCGCTGAATCCGTTTACGCGGGAATATCCGCTTATTCCAATAATCGTCATGTCCCCCCAGCTGCTGATTCGGCAAGCCGTTATGGCAGTTAAAGCAGGGGTCTATGATTATCTGACCTATCCGCTTGAAGCTAGCGAGATTAATTATGTGGTGGATAGCTTAAAAGCATCCGTCATCATTCAATCCGAGCTTGATTATTTGCGGGAACAGTTTTGGAAGGCGGACGCCTTAGATTTCGTTCGAACCCAAAATGATCATATGCGTTCGGTATTTAATAAAATTCGTTCAGTGGCGCCCACGAAAACGCCCATCCTCATCATTGGCGAGACGGGAACGGGCAAAGGCCTGATTGCAAAGTTGATTCACGCACACAGCAACCGCAGCGGCGCGCAGTTTATCAGTGTCCACTGCGGCGCGATACCGGATACCCTGCTGGAAAGCGAGTTGTACGGGCATGAAAAGGGATCGTTTACGGGCGCTTCGAGAAGAAAGCTCGGCAAATTCGAGATTGCCAACAGCGGCTCGATTTTTCTGGATGAAATTGGCACGATCACGCCATCGGCGCAAATCAAGCTGCTTCAGGTTTTGCAGGACGGCACTTTCAGCCGAGTCGGCGGTGAAGGCTCACTCAAGACCAATGCCAGGGTGATATCGGCCTCAAACGCCGATTTAAAAAAAATGACGATGGATGGCCTGTTTAGAAAGGATCTGTACTATAGATTGAACGTTTTTCCGATTGAAATCCCTCCATTGCGGGAACGGATCGAAGATATTCCCCTTTTGGTTGAATTTTTTTTAAAAAAACTGAATCGGGAGTTCCAGAAAGATATTCACGGTGTGCATCCGCAAGTCCTTCATGCGTTTCGACAATATTCATGGCCGGGCAACATTCGGGAACTCGAAAATCTGATGGAACGAGCCTATATTTTAGAATCGTCCAGTCGGCTTACGCCGGATTGTTTCCCGAAGGAACTTTTTGATGATGACGGCCGGGCCGCTTTTTTTGCCGTGGATGAATCATTGCCGCTGGCCGAGGCAAGGCGGCAGGTTGTGGACAACTTTGAGCAACAATATTTAAAATCGTTAATGGCGAGAAATAACGGGAAAATAAATAAATCCGCAGGGGAAGCCGGTATCACCACCCGGCAACTTCATAAGCTGATGCTTCGGTATGGGTTGCGAAAGGAGGAGTTTAAACGATAA
- a CDS encoding lytic transglycosylase domain-containing protein, translating to MFFATPPPVHADIYMYRDQNGVFHFTNVPTSPKYQLFLKERDPEPSNTRSTTCYDHLITQASALHGVSFSLLKAVIKAESGFNPKAVSKKGAMGLMQIMPDNFKMLNISDPFDPWENIMAGSQYLKEMLNRYKGTLRLALAAYNAGPGAVDQYNGIPPYPETQQYIQQVLKYYNLFKDA from the coding sequence ATGTTCTTCGCTACGCCCCCCCCCGTGCATGCGGATATTTACATGTACCGTGACCAAAATGGGGTTTTTCACTTCACCAATGTCCCTACCTCGCCAAAATATCAATTATTTTTGAAGGAAAGGGACCCTGAGCCATCAAATACCCGGTCTACGACATGTTATGATCATCTGATCACCCAAGCATCGGCGTTGCATGGTGTTTCCTTCTCTCTGTTGAAAGCGGTCATTAAAGCAGAATCCGGTTTCAACCCAAAGGCTGTATCCAAAAAAGGCGCCATGGGACTGATGCAAATCATGCCCGATAATTTCAAGATGCTGAATATCTCTGATCCCTTTGATCCCTGGGAAAATATCATGGCCGGCTCCCAGTATCTTAAAGAAATGCTGAATCGCTACAAGGGCACGCTGCGCTTGGCGCTTGCCGCGTATAATGCCGGTCCCGGCGCCGTGGACCAATACAATGGGATTCCCCCCTATCCCGAAACTCAGCAATATATTCAGCAAGTGCTTAAATATTATAATTTATTTAAGGATGCCTGA
- a CDS encoding nucleoside 2-deoxyribosyltransferase has protein sequence MKIYFAGSIRGGRDDAAMYETLIEFLRTFGKVLTEHVGNLELTEKGDDGPNDPFIHDRDMKWLADCDLVVAEVSIPSLGVGYELGWATALQKPVLCLYRPTDQRPLSAMIAGSSGIQTAAYSQPEEAKAILNAFIQKMT, from the coding sequence ATGAAGATCTATTTTGCCGGGTCAATCCGCGGCGGCAGGGATGATGCCGCCATGTATGAGACCCTGATCGAATTCTTACGCACTTTCGGCAAGGTGTTGACGGAGCATGTGGGCAATCTTGAGCTAACGGAAAAAGGCGATGACGGTCCGAATGACCCGTTCATCCATGACCGGGATATGAAATGGCTGGCTGACTGCGATTTGGTTGTGGCCGAAGTGTCAATTCCTTCCTTAGGCGTTGGATATGAACTGGGATGGGCCACGGCTTTACAAAAGCCGGTGTTGTGCCTTTACCGACCAACAGATCAACGCCCGTTATCCGCCATGATTGCCGGGAGTTCCGGCATTCAGACGGCCGCTTATTCGCAACCTGAAGAGGCAAAAGCCATACTAAATGCATTTATTCAAAAAATGACTTAA
- a CDS encoding chemotaxis protein CheX translates to MDAKRINPVIQAIVDILEKVGALSIKIQKPFVKSNATARGEITSIIVLRGDVSGTVSITFPTKCILSVVSKMLGEQMTELNEDIKDALGEITNMISGQATQLFEMTGQSLKASLSQVIVGKNHTIPHASDATVLGVPCQSEHGEITLEMCFEEEF, encoded by the coding sequence ATGGACGCCAAGCGCATAAACCCCGTTATTCAGGCAATCGTGGACATACTTGAAAAGGTCGGCGCGCTCTCGATAAAAATTCAAAAACCCTTTGTCAAGTCGAATGCCACCGCCAGGGGAGAAATCACCAGCATCATCGTGCTTCGGGGAGATGTCTCCGGAACCGTTTCAATCACCTTTCCGACCAAGTGCATTCTGTCGGTTGTATCGAAAATGCTCGGAGAGCAGATGACGGAGCTCAACGAAGATATCAAGGACGCACTTGGCGAAATCACAAACATGATTTCCGGACAAGCCACTCAACTTTTTGAGATGACCGGGCAAAGCCTGAAAGCCTCCCTGTCCCAGGTCATTGTGGGGAAAAACCATACGATTCCCCACGCGTCGGATGCGACGGTGTTAGGTGTCCCTTGCCAAAGCGAGCATGGTGAAATCACGCTTGAGATGTGTTTTGAAGAAGAGTTTTAA
- a CDS encoding aldehyde ferredoxin oxidoreductase C-terminal domain-containing protein has translation MDKILRIDMGATGGPAYRVEPLGAYTGLGGRAMTSAIVAGEVPPLCHPLSADNKLVIAPGLLSGSTAAMSGRISVGCKSPLTGGIKEANSGGQPSQMLGRLGYAAIVLEGKPADDTLYKVVISPGGVTITADSSLKMMGNYAVVEKMKAEFGDKIACISIGQAGEMKLSAASVAFTDIELRPTRHAARGGVGAVMGAKGVKVIVVDDSGLKTRKPADPDKFKEANKRFVEGLRRHPVTGQGLPDYGTNVLQNVINEAGGLPTRNFTSGRFEGCAKICGETQAELENQRGGKGSATNGCHRGCVIRCSGTFFDQNGVYVTKQPEYETVWAHGSNCGIDDLDVIAQLDRLDDDFGIDTIEMGATIGVAMEGGLAKFGDAEAAIRLVKEVGQGTALGRILGSGAAVTGQVFGVERIPVVKRQAMPAYDPRAVQGIGVTYATSTMGADHTAGYAVTANILGVGGSVDPLKPVGQVELSRNLQIATAAIDSTGMCLFIAFAILDQADTFQALLDVISTFTGASLTADDVTALGQKVLKMERTFNEKAGFSNKDDRLPTFFQKQPLPPHNVVFNVSDEELDQVFNF, from the coding sequence ATGGACAAGATTTTGAGAATCGATATGGGGGCCACCGGTGGTCCCGCTTATCGCGTTGAGCCGCTGGGGGCTTACACCGGTTTGGGTGGCCGTGCCATGACTTCGGCCATCGTGGCCGGCGAGGTCCCACCCCTTTGCCATCCACTGAGTGCGGACAATAAGCTTGTCATTGCACCCGGACTTCTAAGCGGATCAACTGCAGCCATGTCTGGCCGCATCTCGGTGGGTTGTAAGAGCCCGTTAACCGGCGGCATCAAGGAGGCCAACTCCGGGGGGCAGCCTTCCCAGATGCTGGGCCGCCTTGGCTATGCTGCCATCGTATTGGAAGGCAAACCGGCTGATGACACTTTGTACAAAGTGGTGATCTCGCCGGGCGGGGTTACCATCACTGCGGACAGCAGCTTGAAGATGATGGGTAATTACGCTGTCGTGGAAAAAATGAAGGCCGAGTTCGGCGACAAGATCGCCTGCATCTCTATCGGCCAGGCCGGTGAGATGAAACTGTCCGCGGCCTCTGTTGCCTTTACCGATATCGAGCTACGGCCGACCCGGCATGCTGCTCGGGGCGGTGTTGGGGCCGTGATGGGTGCCAAAGGCGTCAAGGTCATCGTGGTGGACGATTCCGGTCTGAAAACGCGAAAACCGGCTGATCCGGATAAGTTTAAGGAAGCCAACAAGCGTTTTGTGGAAGGGCTGCGCAGACATCCGGTCACCGGGCAGGGGTTACCGGATTATGGCACCAATGTGCTGCAAAACGTGATCAATGAGGCTGGGGGACTTCCCACACGCAACTTTACTTCTGGCCGCTTCGAGGGCTGCGCCAAGATCTGCGGAGAAACCCAGGCTGAGTTGGAAAACCAGCGCGGCGGCAAAGGGTCTGCTACCAACGGGTGTCACCGGGGCTGCGTGATCCGCTGCTCAGGAACGTTTTTCGACCAAAACGGAGTTTATGTTACCAAACAGCCCGAATATGAAACGGTTTGGGCTCACGGCAGTAACTGCGGCATCGACGATTTGGATGTCATTGCCCAACTGGACCGCTTGGATGATGACTTTGGCATTGATACTATTGAAATGGGGGCCACTATCGGCGTGGCCATGGAAGGGGGCTTGGCCAAATTCGGCGATGCCGAGGCGGCCATCCGTCTGGTCAAGGAAGTGGGCCAGGGAACGGCCCTGGGTCGGATTTTGGGCAGCGGCGCTGCGGTAACCGGCCAGGTTTTTGGCGTAGAGCGCATCCCCGTAGTTAAGCGCCAGGCCATGCCGGCTTATGACCCACGCGCCGTTCAGGGCATCGGCGTGACCTATGCCACTTCCACCATGGGTGCCGATCACACGGCCGGCTACGCCGTGACAGCCAACATCCTCGGGGTCGGCGGCTCGGTGGATCCGCTCAAACCTGTTGGACAGGTCGAGCTGTCGCGCAACCTGCAGATTGCCACCGCAGCCATCGATTCCACCGGTATGTGCCTGTTCATCGCCTTTGCCATTCTCGATCAGGCCGACACCTTCCAGGCCCTGCTTGATGTAATCAGCACCTTTACAGGCGCGTCCTTGACCGCTGACGACGTGACGGCCCTGGGCCAAAAAGTGCTAAAAATGGAGCGAACCTTCAATGAAAAAGCCGGTTTTTCCAACAAGGACGACAGATTGCCCACATTTTTCCAGAAGCAACCGTTGCCGCCCCACAACGTCGTTTTTAATGTCTCGGACGAGGAACTGGACCAGGTCTTCAATTTTTAA